The stretch of DNA GGCTGATGAACAGGTAGCTCAGCCGACGCCGGGCCTGGAGGTCGCGCAGCAGCTCGACGAGCTGCTTCTGCACGCTGCGGTCCAGCGCCGAGGTGGGCTCGTCGAGCACCACCAGGCGCGGCTCGAGGATGATCGCGCGCGCCACGGCGATGCGCTGGCGCTGGCCGCCGGAGAACTCGTGGGGATAGCGGGAGGCACACGCCTCGGGCAGGCCGACCTCGCGCAGGGTGTCACGCACCCGGCGCTCGACCTCCGCCAGGGGGAGCTCCGGCTGGTGGAAGCGCAGCCCCTCGCTGACGATATCGAAGACCGGCAGGCGGGGGGAGAGCGAGCCGTAGGGGTCCTGGAAGACCACCTGCAGGCTTCGCCGCTGACGGCGTAGGTCGTTGCCGGTCAGGCGGTCGAGTCGCGCCCCGTCGAAGTCGATCTCGCCGCGGCCCTGGCCCAGGCGCAGCAGCGCCAGGGCCAGGGTGGTCTTGCCGGAGCCGGACTCGCCGACGATGCCCAGGGTCTCGCCGAGTGCCACCGTCAGGTCCAGCGGCTTGACGGCCTCGAAGGGGGGCGGTCGCCGCGAGAAAAGGCGCTTCGGACGCTGGAAGCTGACCCCGACGCCACGGGCCTGGAGCAGCGGCGCCCGGTTCTCGACGGCCGCCGGCCGCCCGCTCGGCTCTGCATCCATCAGCAGCCGGGTGTAGGGGCTTCGCGGGCGGGTGAAGACCTCGTCCACCGCGCCGGTCTCCTGCACCTGGCCATGGTGCATCACGCAGATCCGGTCGGCGTGGCGACGCACCAGGTTGAGGTCGTGGGTGATGAAGAGCATGCCCATGCCGTGGGCGTCGCGCAGTTCGGCCAGCAGGGCAAGGATCTCCTGCTGCACGGTCACGTCCAGCGCGGTGGTGGGCTCGTCGGCGATCAGCAGTTCCGGCTCGTTGGCGATGGCCATGGCGATCATCACGCGCTGGCGCTGGCCGCCGGAGATCTGGTGCGGCCAGGCGTCCAGCAGCTCCTCGGCGCGAGGCAGCCTGACTTGCTCCAGCAGCTCCCGGGTCCGATGGCGGGCGGCCTTGCCGGTGAGCCCCTGGTGAAGGCGCAGGGTCTCGGCGATCTGCTTGCCGATCGGGTGCAGCGGGTTCAGCGAGGTCATGGGCTCCTGGAAGACGAAGCCTACCCGGCTGCCCCGCAGGCCTCGCCAGCCCCTCTCCGAGAGGCCGGCGAGGTCGGTGTCGCCCAGCCGGCGACGGCCCTCGATCCGGGCGTTGGGGGGCAGCAGGCTCATGGCGCCGAGCGCCGAGACCGACTTGCCGGAACCGGACTCGCCCACCAGGGCCAGGGTCTCGCCGCGATTCACCGTGATCGACAGCCGGTCGACCACGGTGACGTCGTCGAAGGCGATGGTCAGGTCGTCGAGTCGCAGCAGGGGCTCAGGCATCGCGGGGTGTCCTCGGGGTGGCGGCATGCTGGATGTGGCGGGGGTCGAAGGCGTCGCGCAGCCCCTCGCCGATGAACACAAGCAGCGAGAGCATCACGGAGAGGGTCACGAAGGCGGTGATGCCGAGCCAGGGCGCCTGCAGGTTGTTCTTGCCCTGGGCGACCAGCTCGCCGAGAGAAGGGGAGCCCGGTGGCAGGCCGAAGCCCAGGAAGTCCAGGGCGGTCAGGGTGGTGATCGCCCCGGTGAACAGGAAGGGGATGAAGGTGAGGGTCGCGACCATGGCGTTGGGCAGCACGTGGCGCCACATGATCAGGCGCGAGGGCAGGCCCATGGCGCGGGCGGCGCGCACGTACTCGAGGTTGCGGGCGCGCAGGAACTCGGCGCGCACCACGTCGACCAGGCCCAGCCAGGAGAACAGCAGCATGATGCCCAGCAGCCACCAGAGGTTGGGTTCCACGAGGCTCGCCAGGATGATCAGCAGGAACAGCATCGGCAGCCCCGACCAGATCTCGGTGAAGCGCTGGCCGATGAGGTCCACCTTGCCGCCGAAGTAGCCCTGCAGGCTGCCGGCCAGCACCCCGAGCACCAGTGACCCCGCCGTCAGCACCAGGGCGAAGATCACCGAGAGCCGGAAGCCGTAGATGACTCGCGCCATCACGTCGCGGCCCTGGTCGTCGGTGCCCAGCCAGTGGCGGGCGGTCGGCGGCGAGGGGGCAGGATGGTCCAGCGCCATGTCCAGGGTCTCGTAGGAGAAGGGGATCGGGGGCCAGAGCATCCAGCCGTTGGCGGCTATCTCGTCGCGGATGAAGGGGTCGCGATAGTCGGCAGGACTCGGCAGGAAGCCGCCGAACTCGGTGTCGGGGTAGTCCACCAGCACCGGCACGTACCACTGCCCCTGGTACTGCATGACGATCGGCCGGTCGTTGGCGATCAG from Halomonas aestuarii encodes:
- a CDS encoding ABC transporter ATP-binding protein — encoded protein: MPEPLLRLDDLTIAFDDVTVVDRLSITVNRGETLALVGESGSGKSVSALGAMSLLPPNARIEGRRRLGDTDLAGLSERGWRGLRGSRVGFVFQEPMTSLNPLHPIGKQIAETLRLHQGLTGKAARHRTRELLEQVRLPRAEELLDAWPHQISGGQRQRVMIAMAIANEPELLIADEPTTALDVTVQQEILALLAELRDAHGMGMLFITHDLNLVRRHADRICVMHHGQVQETGAVDEVFTRPRSPYTRLLMDAEPSGRPAAVENRAPLLQARGVGVSFQRPKRLFSRRPPPFEAVKPLDLTVALGETLGIVGESGSGKTTLALALLRLGQGRGEIDFDGARLDRLTGNDLRRQRRSLQVVFQDPYGSLSPRLPVFDIVSEGLRFHQPELPLAEVERRVRDTLREVGLPEACASRYPHEFSGGQRQRIAVARAIILEPRLVVLDEPTSALDRSVQKQLVELLRDLQARRRLSYLFISHDLAVVRAMAHRILVLKDGEVMEQGDCRQVLEHPTSDYTRALVAAAGLAPAD
- a CDS encoding ABC transporter permease, which encodes MNAPRHSRLSPITRRRLAVFRDNRRARLSLFLFAFLFLISLVAELIANDRPIVMQYQGQWYVPVLVDYPDTEFGGFLPSPADYRDPFIRDEIAANGWMLWPPIPFSYETLDMALDHPAPSPPTARHWLGTDDQGRDVMARVIYGFRLSVIFALVLTAGSLVLGVLAGSLQGYFGGKVDLIGQRFTEIWSGLPMLFLLIILASLVEPNLWWLLGIMLLFSWLGLVDVVRAEFLRARNLEYVRAARAMGLPSRLIMWRHVLPNAMVATLTFIPFLFTGAITTLTALDFLGFGLPPGSPSLGELVAQGKNNLQAPWLGITAFVTLSVMLSLLVFIGEGLRDAFDPRHIQHAATPRTPRDA